A stretch of Desulfobacter hydrogenophilus DNA encodes these proteins:
- the cmr4 gene encoding type III-B CRISPR module RAMP protein Cmr4 encodes MKQRIYTILTRSGLHCGIGQGLSDIDLPTAKESVTGFPFIPGSSLKGVLRDRFDDGSTNFRAAFGPDPENASDYASALSFSDARLVCLPVRSWFGTFAYMTCPTALGICRQLLGQTENSNLPSIPSLSRIHESYQVAIASESVLTPPNHNDAAQILLEDLDLTVAGAEQDKATAWAGLLATLFYPEDQEAQSSFKKRFAVVDDDVMAFLCETGLPVAAHNAIGENGIVKTGALWYEEYVPAETFFAGAIYACPPKLPKTNEDAPSTDQDLLDCFCASPIHTQVGGSATTGRGLITISFSGMED; translated from the coding sequence ATGAAACAAAGAATATACACCATTCTTACACGATCTGGACTGCATTGCGGCATCGGGCAGGGCCTTTCTGATATTGATCTGCCAACAGCAAAAGAGTCTGTCACCGGATTCCCCTTTATTCCCGGATCATCCTTGAAAGGTGTACTCAGGGACAGGTTCGATGACGGCAGCACTAACTTCCGGGCTGCCTTTGGACCTGACCCTGAAAATGCCAGTGATTACGCCAGCGCTTTAAGCTTTTCTGATGCCCGGCTGGTCTGCCTTCCGGTTCGGTCATGGTTTGGCACGTTTGCATACATGACTTGCCCCACGGCACTTGGTATTTGCCGTCAGCTCCTTGGGCAGACTGAGAATAGCAACCTGCCCTCCATACCTTCGTTAAGTAGAATTCATGAAAGCTATCAGGTGGCCATAGCGTCTGAAAGCGTGCTGACGCCGCCCAATCATAATGATGCCGCACAGATTCTGCTGGAAGATTTAGATTTAACCGTGGCCGGAGCGGAGCAGGATAAGGCAACTGCCTGGGCTGGTTTGCTTGCAACGTTGTTTTACCCAGAAGATCAGGAGGCACAGTCATCTTTTAAGAAACGATTTGCCGTGGTTGACGATGATGTCATGGCATTTCTGTGTGAAACCGGACTTCCTGTGGCCGCACATAATGCCATTGGCGAAAATGGAATTGTCAAGACTGGCGCCCTTTGGTACGAAGAATATGTCCCTGCTGAAACATTTTTTGCAGGTGCCATTTATGCTTGCCCCCCTAAGCTTCCCAAAACAAATGAAGACGCGCCCAGCACGGACCAGGATTTGCTTGATTGTTTCTGCGCAAGCCCCATCCATACACAGGTTGGTGGTAGTGCAACTACAGGACGTGGCTTGATTACCATCAGTTTTTCCGGCATGGAGGATTAA
- a CDS encoding type III-B CRISPR module-associated Cmr3 family protein, whose translation MNFTITSSDPLIFRDGRPFGEQGHVHGGALRWPWPSTVSGLIRTRVGEQRAKDYFTGPDRLKNIEMIRQVRNCCLPLWRKEFDQDWQPLFPAPADAFCFQGEDQNTNDLNIIPFSYQAADQMGGTDLNLSNWMIPTREVNSKPAKNKPDLWFKDTFLYWLEHGKLKQRLWQPENLGLGWPQLELRIHTAISAHTGTADHGRLFSSQGIRLESGGIEETPGYFAMGIQVKGIESNDHLEGSCHLGGERRVAAIEKTQPFLPPCPAWLNNKKYLRLILASPGKFGGWVPDWLIPDEKAEFKTHPGSGIEVRLRSAHVERWQAVSGWDFEKHGPKAFSKLVPAGSVYIIELKESSKSQILAEKSWGKSLNDDPDGFGLTFIGNISF comes from the coding sequence ATGAATTTCACCATAACAAGCAGCGATCCTCTCATTTTTCGTGACGGCCGCCCCTTTGGCGAGCAAGGCCATGTTCACGGCGGAGCTCTGCGTTGGCCCTGGCCGTCCACGGTCAGTGGATTGATCCGAACACGCGTCGGCGAGCAACGGGCTAAAGACTATTTCACCGGTCCTGACCGCCTCAAGAATATTGAAATGATCCGACAGGTTCGCAACTGTTGCCTGCCGTTATGGCGAAAAGAGTTCGACCAGGACTGGCAACCCCTTTTCCCAGCTCCGGCAGACGCCTTTTGTTTTCAAGGAGAAGATCAGAATACAAATGATTTGAATATTATTCCTTTTTCCTATCAGGCAGCTGACCAGATGGGTGGAACAGATCTTAACTTATCAAACTGGATGATTCCGACCCGGGAGGTGAATTCAAAACCAGCTAAAAACAAACCGGATCTTTGGTTTAAGGATACATTTTTGTATTGGCTGGAACACGGCAAACTTAAGCAACGCCTCTGGCAGCCTGAAAATTTAGGGCTTGGCTGGCCCCAGCTGGAATTGCGTATTCATACCGCCATTTCTGCTCATACCGGCACCGCAGATCACGGCCGCCTGTTTTCCTCCCAGGGTATACGGCTGGAAAGTGGCGGCATAGAAGAAACGCCGGGATACTTTGCCATGGGCATACAGGTAAAAGGTATAGAGAGTAATGATCATCTGGAAGGTTCCTGCCATTTGGGCGGAGAGAGACGAGTCGCAGCGATCGAAAAAACCCAGCCGTTTTTACCACCTTGCCCGGCCTGGCTGAACAATAAAAAATATTTGCGTCTGATTCTGGCAAGTCCGGGTAAATTCGGAGGATGGGTACCGGATTGGCTGATACCCGATGAAAAGGCAGAATTTAAAACTCACCCAGGAAGCGGTATCGAGGTCCGGTTGCGCAGTGCCCATGTGGAGCGGTGGCAGGCCGTGAGTGGCTGGGATTTTGAAAAACATGGGCCTAAGGCTTTTTCTAAGCTGGTACCAGCCGGCAGTGTCTACATTATTGAACTCAAAGAGAGCAGCAAGTCCCAAATACTTGCCGAAAAATCATGGGGAAAATCTCTGAATGATGATCCAGACGGATTCGGTTTAACTTTTATCGGCAATATTTCATTTTAA